From a region of the Methanoculleus receptaculi genome:
- a CDS encoding nitroreductase family protein, giving the protein MIRDRRSIRNYTERDVPDDLLQTIIAAGIEAPTAMGLQPWRFVVVKDRDLLRRVSDYCRPILAEMVAREGGPGSEEFLAALRSPGFSLFYNAPVLVLVLGSREAQSGVIDCALCAENMMLAAWALGIGSCWIGSAAIVEKNPALLAELKVPDGYRIVAPLVFGYPAGLPPKPARREPLITWIR; this is encoded by the coding sequence GTGATCCGGGATCGCCGGAGTATTCGCAACTACACCGAGAGGGACGTTCCGGATGATCTGTTGCAGACTATCATCGCTGCGGGTATTGAGGCCCCCACCGCCATGGGGCTTCAGCCCTGGCGGTTTGTGGTGGTAAAAGACCGCGACCTGTTGCGGCGCGTCTCAGATTACTGCAGACCGATCCTGGCAGAGATGGTCGCCAGGGAGGGTGGCCCCGGGTCTGAGGAGTTCCTGGCAGCGCTCAGGAGCCCGGGGTTCAGCCTCTTTTACAACGCCCCGGTGCTGGTTCTTGTCCTCGGTTCAAGGGAGGCGCAGTCAGGTGTCATAGACTGCGCCCTCTGTGCGGAGAACATGATGCTTGCCGCCTGGGCGCTCGGAATTGGGAGTTGCTGGATCGGTTCTGCGGCCATAGTTGAGAAGAACCCCGCCCTCCTTGCAGAGTTGAAGGTTCCGGACGGCTACCGCATAGTGGCGCCGCTGGTCTTTGGCTACCCCGCCGGCCTCCCGCCGAAACCGGCGCGGCGCGAGCCTCTGATAACCTGGATCCGCTGA
- the tnpB gene encoding IS200/IS605 family element RNA-guided endonuclease TnpB, whose translation MYPSREQITLLMKHIHACRFVYNHSLEQKIKAYEQDGQKLSCFDLNNRLPALKEEYPWLKEVNSQSLQSANKNLDNAFTRFFREKKEFPRFKSKKNPVRSFQVPQHYHVNFDQRTIKFPKIGEVKTVFHRIFTGKMKYATVSVTSTGKWFVSILVDDEEPEPKPVPFTSDTTVGIDVGLTDFATFSTGEKIENPRYLKTSLQRLKVLQRRVSRKKKGSKNQEKAIRKLARCHEKVANQRNDFLHKISFRVVSENQAIAVESLNVGGMMKNHCLAQGIGDVSWSTFFTMLDYKCRKYGKTLLKIGRFDPSSKICNNCGYLERDLALSEREWVCPVCDTHHDRDINAAINIKKFALQEQNLVGVSGAGRTVEPVDSLPVGRRMKQEATPERRVVVHLSA comes from the coding sequence ATGTATCCTTCAAGAGAGCAAATCACGCTCCTCATGAAGCACATCCATGCCTGTCGGTTTGTGTACAACCATTCTCTGGAACAGAAGATCAAAGCATACGAGCAAGATGGCCAAAAACTCTCTTGCTTCGACTTGAACAATCGTCTTCCTGCCCTCAAGGAAGAATATCCGTGGCTCAAGGAAGTCAACTCGCAGTCGCTCCAGAGTGCAAACAAGAACCTCGACAACGCTTTCACCCGGTTCTTCAGGGAGAAGAAGGAATTCCCCCGGTTCAAGTCAAAGAAGAACCCTGTACGGTCTTTTCAGGTACCACAACATTACCATGTGAATTTTGACCAGAGGACGATCAAATTCCCTAAGATCGGTGAGGTTAAGACCGTCTTCCACCGAATCTTCACTGGGAAGATGAAGTATGCCACGGTGTCTGTAACATCGACGGGAAAATGGTTTGTCAGCATCCTTGTCGACGACGAGGAACCTGAGCCTAAACCTGTACCGTTCACATCTGACACGACGGTCGGGATTGATGTTGGCTTAACCGACTTCGCAACCTTCTCCACTGGAGAGAAGATTGAGAACCCCCGATACCTGAAGACCTCCCTCCAGCGGTTGAAAGTGTTGCAAAGGCGAGTGTCACGGAAGAAGAAGGGGTCAAAGAACCAAGAGAAGGCGATCCGGAAACTTGCCCGGTGCCATGAAAAAGTCGCCAACCAAAGAAACGATTTCCTGCACAAAATCTCTTTTCGAGTTGTGAGCGAGAACCAAGCTATTGCAGTGGAGTCGTTGAATGTTGGCGGGATGATGAAGAACCATTGTCTGGCACAGGGGATTGGAGATGTATCGTGGAGCACGTTCTTTACGATGCTGGATTACAAATGTCGAAAGTATGGGAAGACGCTCCTGAAGATCGGGCGGTTCGATCCATCCTCAAAGATATGTAATAATTGTGGATATCTCGAGCGGGATCTTGCCCTCTCTGAGAGGGAATGGGTCTGCCCGGTCTGTGATACTCATCACGACCGCGATATCAATGCGGCGATCAATATCAAGAAGTTCGCCCTGCAAGAACAGAATCTTGTCGGGGTATCAGGTGCGGGACGCACCGTTGAGCCTGTGGACTCGCTCCCGGTGGGGAGGAGGATGAAGCAGGAAGCCACGCCCGAGAGGCGCGTGGTAGTTCACCTGTCTGCATGA
- a CDS encoding type II toxin-antitoxin system PemK/MazF family toxin — protein MAPVRIGGDGERKVRPVVVIRGGERGSLLVCPVSSTPSSDGVSIPISLEDFASGGLDLFAESYVLAAHSATIQPADVAGKKGLLLPCTLAAIREAMTRLQRQAGHPP, from the coding sequence TTGGCACCGGTGCGCATAGGAGGCGACGGTGAGCGGAAGGTGCGCCCGGTGGTGGTCATAAGGGGTGGAGAGAGGGGGAGCCTGCTGGTCTGCCCGGTATCGAGCACCCCGTCCAGCGACGGCGTATCGATCCCGATCTCGCTTGAAGACTTTGCCAGTGGTGGACTTGACCTCTTTGCGGAGAGTTACGTCCTGGCCGCACATTCTGCAACCATCCAGCCAGCGGATGTCGCCGGTAAGAAAGGTTTGCTCCTGCCCTGCACGCTTGCTGCCATCCGGGAGGCCATGACACGTCTGCAGAGGCAGGCCGGGCACCCTCCATGA
- a CDS encoding heavy metal translocating P-type ATPase translates to MAREASASCSICREGVCATCGPVLDRREIAVFIVAGLLLLFGILAVYATTWTLAGNLLLLAAAVVSGRDLLKTAAVSLIRFRFSIAVLVAIAAAGAFLIGNPAEGATVLYLYAIAEFLEEYAAGRAERSIASLLHLAPPTARVRRDGTEVTVGVEEVGVGETVIVRPGDIIPLDGVVVAGGSSVDQAAITGESVPVAKGAGDDVYAGTQCIEGYLEVRVTKPVKESTIARVAALVEEAQAHPSPTETFIERFSRYYTPGVILAAAVLMIVPPVAFGVPFLEAIYRALVLLVIACPCALAISTPVSMVSGITTAAHNGVLIKGRDALEAVGRARVMVFDKTGTLTTGRLEVEDVIGFGVPEGEVLAIAASLESRSGHPIAEAIRRRAGREGIVLDEVEEFVSTAGRGVRGRIGGSVYTVGNSAPSSGEWRSVYERLEAEGKTVVLVGTISGVIGLIALSDVIKEEAEATVAALRARGIRTVMLTGDNERVGMAVARRIGIDECYAGLLPEEKVAMVERLMERYGIVVMVGDGVNDAPALARANVGVAMGAIGSDAAIEAADIVVMEDEISRVAYLVALSEKTVSVVRQNVTSAVVVKLGIAALAVLGLVSLWMAVAVGDMGLSLAVIANALRVGRPGGAGRQASGDWPDGRAGR, encoded by the coding sequence ATGGCGCGTGAGGCGTCAGCGTCCTGCAGCATCTGCCGCGAGGGGGTCTGCGCGACCTGCGGCCCGGTTCTCGACCGCCGGGAGATCGCGGTCTTCATCGTCGCGGGTCTCCTCCTCCTCTTCGGGATACTTGCCGTCTATGCCACCACATGGACGCTTGCCGGAAACCTGCTGCTGCTCGCTGCAGCGGTCGTATCCGGCCGCGATCTCCTCAAGACGGCGGCGGTCTCTCTCATCCGGTTCCGGTTCAGCATCGCCGTGCTCGTCGCCATCGCCGCAGCGGGCGCGTTTTTGATAGGCAATCCTGCCGAAGGGGCGACCGTGCTCTACCTCTATGCCATCGCCGAGTTCCTGGAGGAGTACGCCGCGGGGAGGGCTGAACGCTCGATAGCCTCGCTCCTCCACCTGGCGCCACCGACGGCCAGGGTGAGGCGGGACGGTACCGAGGTGACGGTCGGCGTTGAGGAGGTTGGTGTTGGCGAGACCGTGATCGTGAGACCGGGGGATATCATCCCGCTCGATGGGGTCGTCGTTGCCGGGGGCTCCTCCGTCGACCAGGCGGCTATCACCGGCGAGAGCGTTCCGGTGGCGAAGGGCGCGGGGGACGATGTATACGCTGGAACGCAGTGCATCGAGGGCTACCTTGAGGTCAGGGTGACAAAACCGGTGAAGGAGAGCACCATAGCCCGTGTTGCGGCGCTGGTCGAGGAGGCGCAGGCCCACCCCTCCCCCACGGAAACGTTCATCGAGCGGTTCTCCCGCTACTACACGCCGGGTGTGATACTCGCCGCTGCGGTCCTGATGATCGTTCCTCCGGTTGCTTTCGGCGTGCCGTTCCTTGAGGCGATCTACAGGGCGCTCGTCCTGCTGGTCATCGCCTGCCCCTGCGCGCTTGCCATATCCACCCCGGTCTCGATGGTATCGGGGATCACGACCGCGGCGCATAACGGTGTGCTGATCAAGGGTCGTGACGCCCTGGAGGCTGTGGGGCGCGCAAGGGTGATGGTCTTTGACAAGACCGGGACGCTCACAACCGGGAGGCTTGAGGTGGAGGATGTTATAGGGTTTGGCGTCCCGGAGGGTGAGGTGCTTGCCATCGCCGCGTCGCTTGAATCCCGATCCGGCCACCCGATCGCGGAGGCGATCAGACGGCGTGCCGGGAGGGAGGGTATCGTTCTGGATGAGGTCGAGGAGTTCGTCTCGACCGCGGGGAGGGGTGTTCGGGGAAGGATCGGCGGCAGCGTCTACACGGTTGGAAACTCTGCACCATCCAGCGGTGAATGGCGATCGGTCTATGAACGGCTGGAGGCTGAGGGAAAGACCGTCGTTCTTGTCGGGACAATCTCAGGGGTTATCGGGCTTATAGCGCTCTCGGACGTCATCAAGGAGGAGGCAGAGGCAACGGTTGCCGCTCTCAGGGCGCGGGGGATCCGGACGGTGATGCTCACGGGGGATAACGAGCGCGTCGGCATGGCGGTGGCACGGCGCATCGGGATCGATGAGTGTTATGCGGGTCTCCTCCCCGAGGAGAAGGTGGCGATGGTCGAGCGGCTGATGGAGCGTTACGGCATCGTGGTCATGGTCGGCGACGGCGTGAACGACGCCCCCGCGCTTGCCCGGGCAAACGTCGGCGTGGCGATGGGGGCGATAGGCTCGGATGCTGCGATAGAGGCTGCGGATATCGTTGTGATGGAGGATGAGATCTCACGTGTTGCCTACCTTGTGGCGCTCTCGGAGAAGACGGTCTCTGTCGTCCGGCAGAACGTCACATCGGCGGTCGTCGTTAAACTCGGGATCGCCGCGCTCGCCGTACTCGGTCTGGTCTCACTCTGGATGGCGGTGGCGGTCGGGGATATGGGGCTCTCGCTTGCGGTCATAGCAAACGCTCTCCGGGTAGGCCGGCCGGGTGGTGCAGGCAGGCAGGCCTCCGGCGATTGGCCCGATGGCCGTGCCGGAAGATGA
- the bcp gene encoding thioredoxin-dependent thiol peroxidase → MAELSPGMAAPDFTLPDADDQPVSLQDMRGAYVVVYFYPKDNTSACTLEARSFTEEMEEFERLNARVIGISPDPPRSHKRFAEKHNLSVHLLSNPDHDVIAAYGAWVRKKRCGREYEGVDRSTFIIDPEGKIAAVWRNVKVDGHVDEVKAKLEELAASSAAS, encoded by the coding sequence ATGGCAGAACTCTCACCCGGCATGGCGGCGCCCGACTTCACCCTCCCGGATGCTGACGACCAGCCCGTATCGCTCCAGGATATGCGGGGCGCCTATGTGGTGGTCTACTTCTACCCGAAGGACAACACATCGGCCTGCACCCTGGAAGCCAGGTCGTTCACAGAGGAGATGGAGGAGTTTGAACGCCTGAACGCCAGGGTTATAGGTATCAGCCCGGACCCGCCGCGGAGCCACAAACGGTTTGCCGAGAAGCACAACCTCTCCGTTCATCTCCTATCCAACCCCGACCACGACGTGATCGCGGCATACGGCGCCTGGGTCAGGAAGAAGCGTTGCGGCAGGGAGTATGAGGGTGTCGACCGGAGCACCTTCATCATCGATCCCGAGGGAAAGATCGCTGCAGTCTGGAGGAACGTGAAGGTGGATGGGCACGTTGACGAGGTGAAGGCAAAACTTGAGGAGCTGGCGGCATCGTCCGCCGCCTCATAA
- a CDS encoding ADP-ribosylglycohydrolase family protein has protein sequence MAVNLGEDADATGAIYGQIAGAYYGVSAIPVDWLASLAKRSLIEFYADELLRCSGTGAAESP, from the coding sequence ATGGCGGTGAACCTGGGGGAGGATGCAGATGCCACGGGAGCCATCTACGGCCAGATTGCCGGCGCATACTACGGCGTCTCCGCGATACCGGTGGACTGGCTGGCCTCTCTTGCAAAACGCAGCCTCATAGAGTTTTATGCCGATGAACTCCTGCGCTGCAGTGGGACCGGCGCAGCGGAGTCCCCGTGA
- a CDS encoding DMT family transporter, with protein MQNGVWITLFFAGILEAGWAIGLKYTEGFTRVWPSAATLVLMGGSIYLLSRSLTGLPLGTAYAVWTGIGAVGTVIAGLVLFGESRSALRLLCILLIVAGIVGLKLCSDA; from the coding sequence ATGCAGAACGGAGTGTGGATAACCCTCTTCTTTGCCGGGATACTGGAGGCCGGATGGGCGATCGGGCTGAAGTACACCGAGGGTTTCACCAGAGTCTGGCCGTCGGCGGCAACCCTCGTCCTGATGGGGGGCAGCATCTACCTTCTATCGCGATCGCTCACCGGGCTTCCTCTGGGGACAGCCTACGCCGTCTGGACAGGTATCGGCGCGGTGGGAACGGTCATCGCGGGGCTGGTGCTCTTCGGCGAGTCGCGGAGCGCTCTCCGCCTCCTCTGCATCCTCCTGATCGTTGCCGGGATAGTGGGGCTGAAACTCTGTTCGGATGCGTGA
- a CDS encoding DUF5814 domain-containing protein — MIADKARFRAARKLERAAGFRLPDHVFSGGFLEAVGRGVNFENLDRRMQENLLAIFRNFMDCKCKNAPYCGCPERKFTLTIIELREMGLDHRQISAHLLEEYGIDLYPADILSFLEDSVHVLEAIRDVAELQGREKVAESAIEHIKKIEQ, encoded by the coding sequence GTGATCGCAGATAAGGCCCGTTTTCGGGCGGCACGAAAACTTGAGCGGGCAGCGGGGTTCCGCCTGCCCGACCATGTCTTCTCGGGTGGTTTCCTTGAGGCGGTCGGACGCGGTGTAAACTTCGAGAACCTCGACCGGCGGATGCAGGAGAACCTGTTGGCAATCTTTCGCAACTTTATGGACTGCAAATGCAAGAACGCACCATACTGCGGCTGCCCGGAGCGCAAGTTCACCCTGACGATCATCGAACTCCGGGAGATGGGGCTTGACCACCGCCAGATCAGCGCCCACCTCCTTGAAGAATACGGGATCGATCTCTACCCTGCTGATATCCTGAGTTTCCTTGAAGACTCTGTCCACGTGCTCGAGGCGATACGGGACGTCGCAGAACTCCAGGGCCGGGAGAAGGTGGCGGAGAGCGCGATCGAGCACATAAAAAAGATCGAGCAGTGA
- a CDS encoding DUF2150 family protein, producing the protein MAKKSAKKTAAKEAEPVKLFYIFYNQERWDNWIRRLEDASFEPADGEEVSEGEKLLYSFAEDLTLSVLKIIRLYQNGRLTKEEAINKLDEVEMLVMTGLPEGRLEDLVGSLQLSLIVLFTACRKYLDGGFDGDIKTLVKKGRVIGDTDLDEALEIAANIGAAVIDGATCCAKYIKDDAENLSLFDDWLVEIETMSNAMKSLAKFDEEPGEVV; encoded by the coding sequence ATGGCAAAAAAATCGGCGAAGAAAACGGCTGCTAAAGAGGCAGAGCCGGTGAAACTCTTCTATATTTTTTACAACCAGGAACGCTGGGACAACTGGATCAGGAGGCTTGAGGATGCAAGTTTTGAACCCGCAGATGGCGAAGAGGTCTCGGAGGGCGAAAAACTCCTCTACAGTTTTGCCGAGGATCTCACACTCTCTGTCTTAAAGATCATCCGCCTCTACCAGAACGGCCGGTTAACAAAAGAGGAGGCCATAAATAAACTCGATGAGGTGGAGATGCTCGTCATGACCGGGCTGCCGGAGGGGAGACTCGAGGATCTCGTTGGATCGCTCCAGTTGAGCCTGATCGTGCTCTTCACAGCCTGCCGGAAGTATCTCGACGGTGGGTTTGATGGGGATATAAAGACGCTTGTGAAGAAAGGCAGGGTCATCGGTGATACGGACCTCGATGAGGCGCTTGAGATTGCGGCCAACATCGGGGCCGCAGTCATCGACGGCGCCACCTGCTGCGCGAAGTACATCAAGGACGACGCAGAGAACCTGAGCCTCTTCGATGACTGGCTGGTCGAGATCGAGACGATGAGCAACGCCATGAAATCGCTTGCAAAGTTCGACGAGGAGCCTGGAGAAGTGGTGTGA
- a CDS encoding HEAT repeat domain-containing protein: MTLKNVSPGGDRLDSQIKKLISMLSDPEKGVREEAMRGFVAIGRPAVPACIALLESTDWKVRYRAAEALGLIGGHEAYDPLLFALQDGRDHVRYMAAKGLGLIGDPRAVASLAALQRDENEFVRRSAARSLGQIGGGEAIRALRLVLDTESVEAVRAAIVEALRDAGHQAGVSRR; this comes from the coding sequence ATGACTCTGAAGAATGTCTCACCCGGAGGCGATCGTCTGGATAGCCAGATAAAGAAACTCATCTCGATGCTCTCAGACCCGGAGAAGGGGGTGCGAGAGGAGGCGATGCGCGGGTTTGTGGCTATCGGAAGACCGGCCGTGCCTGCCTGCATCGCTCTGCTGGAGAGCACTGACTGGAAGGTGCGTTACCGTGCGGCCGAGGCGCTCGGGTTGATCGGCGGGCATGAAGCGTATGACCCTCTTCTCTTTGCCCTGCAGGACGGCAGGGACCACGTCCGCTACATGGCGGCAAAAGGGCTCGGGCTGATCGGCGACCCCCGGGCGGTCGCCAGCCTTGCAGCCCTTCAGCGTGACGAGAACGAGTTTGTGCGGCGGAGCGCCGCCCGCTCCCTCGGTCAGATCGGTGGCGGGGAGGCGATCAGGGCGCTGCGCCTGGTCCTCGATACCGAGAGCGTGGAGGCTGTCCGCGCGGCCATCGTTGAGGCGCTCAGGGATGCCGGGCACCAGGCAGGGGTTTCGCGACGATGA
- a CDS encoding PP2C family protein-serine/threonine phosphatase has translation MKDEGWLRYAAMTDIGMRERNEDACFAGRVSGYHLFAIADGLGGHACGDVASRMAVEVLEEVVSEELSAFDPAEALKRAFRRINTAIFAFNRERGLNAGTTLSVAIVGDAGRCWIGTVGDSRTYIITSSSVWHTRDHTYVQSLVDAGMISPAEAFYHPAKNILTRALGLEARVVVDLDERELSPGSVLLLSSDGLHDYVPGDLIQQIVRANDPDTACRKLIDAAREAASTDNITVIVAKPLPGARHP, from the coding sequence GTGAAAGACGAGGGCTGGCTCCGGTATGCGGCGATGACCGATATCGGTATGCGGGAGCGGAACGAGGATGCCTGTTTCGCCGGCAGGGTGAGCGGCTACCATCTCTTTGCCATCGCAGACGGCCTCGGGGGGCACGCCTGCGGGGATGTCGCAAGCAGGATGGCGGTCGAGGTCCTGGAAGAGGTCGTCAGCGAAGAACTCTCTGCGTTTGATCCTGCGGAGGCGCTCAAACGTGCGTTCCGGCGGATAAATACCGCGATCTTTGCTTTCAACCGTGAACGTGGTCTGAACGCCGGGACGACGCTTTCGGTGGCGATTGTGGGAGATGCGGGCAGGTGCTGGATCGGCACTGTCGGCGACAGCAGGACGTATATCATAACATCATCCTCAGTCTGGCACACCCGGGATCATACCTACGTCCAGAGCCTCGTGGACGCAGGGATGATATCTCCGGCAGAGGCGTTCTATCACCCGGCAAAGAACATCCTGACCAGGGCGCTCGGCCTGGAAGCCCGTGTAGTGGTGGATCTCGACGAGAGGGAACTCTCTCCCGGGTCAGTCCTGCTGCTCAGTTCTGACGGGCTTCACGACTACGTCCCGGGGGATCTCATCCAGCAGATCGTGAGGGCAAACGATCCGGATACAGCGTGCCGGAAACTGATCGATGCTGCCAGGGAAGCCGCAAGCACCGATAACATAACGGTCATCGTCGCGAAACCCCTGCCTGGTGCCCGGCATCCCTGA
- a CDS encoding radical SAM protein, whose product MAEAEQSPGYLRLHRSGELEERAERAHEVLRDCVLCPRECHVNRLEGETGFCRTGRLPVVASYNPHFGEEPPLVGQRGSGTIFFSGCSMRCDYCQNFDISQGGVGYAISCDDLAGIMLRLQEMGCHNINLVTPTHVVPQILRAVTIAAGRGLRITLVYNSGGYDSVETLRLLEGVIDIYMPDAKYGRDDVALALSHAPNYTASMKAALKEMHRQVGDLVIEDGIALRGMIIRHLVLPANLANSEIVMEFIALELSRDSYVNIMAQYRPAGRVLQDRLNPEFAVLRRPITAEEYAYALRSARENGLYRGIF is encoded by the coding sequence ATGGCAGAAGCAGAGCAGTCACCCGGATACCTGCGCCTCCACCGCAGCGGCGAACTGGAGGAGCGGGCAGAGAGGGCGCATGAGGTGCTCCGCGACTGCGTTCTCTGCCCCCGTGAGTGCCATGTGAACCGCCTGGAGGGCGAGACCGGGTTCTGCCGGACGGGGCGCCTCCCGGTTGTTGCAAGTTACAACCCGCATTTTGGCGAAGAACCGCCGCTTGTCGGCCAGAGGGGGTCTGGAACGATCTTCTTTTCGGGTTGCAGCATGCGGTGTGATTATTGCCAGAACTTTGATATCAGTCAGGGAGGGGTCGGTTACGCCATCTCCTGCGACGATCTCGCCGGGATCATGCTCCGGTTGCAGGAGATGGGGTGCCACAACATCAACCTGGTCACGCCAACACACGTCGTCCCTCAGATCCTCCGGGCGGTCACCATAGCCGCCGGCCGTGGTCTGCGCATAACGCTGGTCTACAACAGCGGTGGATACGACTCTGTGGAGACGCTGCGCCTCCTTGAGGGTGTCATAGATATCTACATGCCGGATGCAAAATACGGGCGGGACGATGTGGCGCTGGCGCTCTCGCACGCGCCGAACTACACCGCCAGCATGAAGGCTGCATTAAAGGAGATGCACCGCCAGGTCGGCGACCTGGTGATCGAGGACGGTATCGCTCTCAGGGGCATGATAATCCGGCACCTTGTGCTCCCGGCGAACCTTGCAAACAGCGAGATCGTTATGGAGTTCATCGCCCTGGAGTTGTCGCGTGACTCCTATGTGAACATCATGGCCCAGTACCGCCCGGCAGGGAGAGTGCTGCAGGACAGGCTAAACCCTGAGTTTGCAGTGCTGCGGCGTCCGATCACCGCTGAGGAGTATGCCTATGCTCTCCGATCTGCGCGGGAGAACGGTCTTTATCGCGGGATCTTCTGA
- a CDS encoding universal stress protein gives MFRSMLVAVDGSDIGQKALEQGLAVARAMEIPVHVVHVIQTAAYPALALSDLPPPDIAQQALLDALYREAEEILAGAERTAAAAGVPVTTHKQLGHPGAEIIALARKVGAGLIVVGSHGKGKLGRLFLGSTSSYVVDHATSTVMVVRCEPGAS, from the coding sequence ATGTTCAGATCGATGCTCGTGGCGGTAGATGGCTCGGATATCGGCCAGAAGGCGCTTGAACAGGGGCTTGCCGTTGCCCGCGCGATGGAGATCCCGGTGCACGTCGTGCACGTCATCCAGACCGCTGCATACCCCGCGCTTGCCCTGAGCGATCTACCTCCACCCGATATCGCACAGCAGGCCCTCCTTGATGCCCTCTACCGAGAGGCCGAGGAGATCCTGGCCGGCGCGGAGAGGACCGCGGCGGCCGCCGGTGTCCCGGTAACCACCCACAAACAGTTAGGACACCCGGGTGCGGAGATCATCGCGCTTGCGCGTAAGGTCGGCGCTGGTCTGATAGTCGTCGGGTCGCACGGCAAGGGCAAGCTCGGTCGGCTATTCCTGGGGAGCACCAGCTCCTACGTTGTCGATCACGCAACCTCAACGGTCATGGTTGTCAGGTGCGAGCCCGGGGCTTCCTGA